In a single window of the Pongo abelii isolate AG06213 chromosome 1, NHGRI_mPonAbe1-v2.0_pri, whole genome shotgun sequence genome:
- the TTF2 gene encoding transcription termination factor 2 isoform X2 encodes MEVVRCPEHGTFCFLKTGVRDGPNKGKSFYVCRADTCSFVRPTDIPVSHCLLHEDFVVELQGLLLPQDKKEYRLFFRCIRSKAEGKRWCGSIPWQDPDSKEHSVPNKSQHASVTFHHSSNWLRNPFKVLDKNQEPALRKQLIKGEGEEKTADKKQREKGDQLFDQKKEQKPETMEKDLSSGLVPKKKQSVVQEKKQEERAEIQCEAETGGTHKRDFSEIKSQQCQGNELTRPSASSQEKSSGKSQDVQRESEPLREKVTQLLPQNVHSPNSISKPQKGGPLNKEYTNWEAKETKAKDGPSTQATQKSLPRGHFQEQLETHGVPAPGGPAAQAAPAAPGLSLGEGREAATSSDDEEEDDVVFVSSKPGSPLLFDSTPDLEMKENLQFPDRSVQRKVSPASGVSKKVEPSDPVARRVYLTTQLKQKKSTLASVNIQALPDKGQKLIKQIQELEEVLSGLALSPEQGTNEKGNSQVPQQSHFTKTTTGPPHLVPPQPLPHRGTQPVGSLELKSACQVTAGGSSQCYQGHTNQDHVHAVWKITSEAIGQLHRSLESCPGEMAVAEDPAGLKVPLLLHQKQALAWLLWRESQKPQGGILADDMGLGKTLTMIALILTQKNQEKKKEKEKSTALTWLSKDDSSDFTSHGTLIICPASLIHHWKNEVEKRVNSNKLRVYLYHGPNRDSRARVLSTYDIVITTYSLVAKEIPTSKQKAEIPGANLNVEGTSTPLLRIAWARIILDEAHNVKNPRVQTSIAVCKLQACARWAVTGTPIQNNLLDMYSLLKFLRCSPFDEFSLWRSQVDNGSKKGGERLSILTKSLLLRRTKDQLDSTGRPLVILPQRKFQLHHLKLSEDEETVYNVFFARSRSALQSYLKRHESRGNQSGRSPNNPFSRVALEFGSEEPRHSEAADSPRSSTVHILSQLLRLRQCCCHLSLLKSALDPMELKGEGLVLSLEEQLSALTLSELRDSEPSSTVSLNGTFFKMELFEDTRESTKISSLLAELEAIQRNSASQKSVIVSQWTNMLKVVALHLKKHGLTYATIDGSVNPKQRMDLVEAFNHSRGPQVMLISLLAGGVGLNLTGGNHLFLLDMHWNPSLEDQACDRIYRVGQQKDVVIHKFVCEGTVEEKILQLQEKKKDLAKQVLSGSGESVTKLTLADLRVLFGI; translated from the exons ATTGTTCTTCCGATGCATTAGAAGTAAGGCAGAGGGGAAACGCTGGTGTGGAAGTATTCCATGGCAG GATCCTGATTCCAAAGAACATTCTGTACCCAATAAGTCTCAGCATGCATCTGTGACATTTCATCATTCTTCCAACTGGCTGAGAAATCCATTCAAGGTACTTGACAAGAATCAAGAACCAGCTCTCCGGAAACAGCTCATCAAAGGTGAAGGTGAGGAAAAGACGGCTGAtaagaagcaaagagaaaagggAGATCAGCTTTTTGATCAAAAGAAGGAACAGAAGCCTGAAACGATGGAGAAAGATCTCTCATCTGGCCTGGTaccaaagaaaaaacaatctgtAGTTCAAGAGAAGAAGCAAGAAGAGAGAGCAGAGATTCAGtgtgaggcagagactggaggcaCACACAAAAGAGACTTTTCTGAAATTAAATCTCAACAGTGCCAAGGTAATGAGCTTACAAGACCATCTGCATCTTCTCAGGAGAAATCAAGTGGTAAGAGTCAAGATGTCCAAAGAGAATCAGAACCTCTGAGAGAAAAGGTTACCCAGCTTTTGCCTCAAAATGTTCACAGTCCCAACTCAATAAGCAAGCCCCAGAAAGGGGGACCCCTCAACAAGGAGTACACGAACTGGGAGGCTAAAGAAACAAAGGCAAAGGATGGCCCTAGCACACAGGCCACCCAGAAAAGCCTGCCTCGGGGGCATTTCCAAGAGCAGCTGGAGACCCACGGTGTGCCTGCTCCTGGAGGACCAGCGGCTCAGGCTGCACCAGCAGCACCAGGGCTTTCCCTGGGTGAGGGCCGTGAAGCTGCCACAAGCAGTGATGACGAGGAGGAAGatgatgttgtttttgtttcctctaaGCCTGGGAGCCCCCTACTCTTTGACTCGACTCCGGACTTAGAGATGAAGGAAAACCTCCAATTCCCTGATCGAAGTGTGCAAAGAAAGGTGTCTCCTGCCTCAGGTGTTTCCAAGAAGGTAGAACCCTCAGACCCAGTAGCCCGGCGTGTCTACCTTACGACACAATTGAAACAAAAGAAG AGCACACTGGCATCAGTGAACATCCAGGCTCTTCCAGACAAGGGTCAAAAGTTGATcaaacaaatccaggagctggaggaAGTACTCAGTGGTCTTGCCCTTTCCCCAGAGCAAG GAACTAATGAGAAGGGTAACAGTCAAGTACCACAGCAGAGTCACTTCACCAAAACTACCACTGGCCCTCCCCACCTGGTGCCTCCCCAACCCCTTCCTCATCGTGGTACCCAACCTGTGGGTTCTCTAGAACTAAAGTCTGCCTGCCAGGTGACTGCTGGAGGATCCAGTCAGTGCTATCAAG GCCATACAAACCAAGATCACGTTCATGCAGTGTGGAAAATCACAAGTGAAGCCATCGGTCAACTGCATCGCTCACTTGAGTCATGTCCTGGTGAAATGGCTGTGGCAGAAGATCCCGCCGGGCTGAAG GTCCCTTTGCTACTACACCAGAAGCAGGCATTGGCTTGGTTACTATGGCGGGAAAGTCAGAAGCCACAAGGAGGAATTCTGG cGGATGATATGGGCTTAGGAAAAACCCTGACAATGATTGCGCTCATCCTGACCCAGAagaatcaagagaaaaagaaagaaaaggagaaaagcacAGCTTTGACATGGCTCTCCAAAGATG ACTCTTCTGACTTTACTTCCCATGGAACATTAATCATCTGTCCTGCCTCCCTGATCCATCATTGGAAAAATGAGGTGGAGAAACGGGTGAACAGCAACAAACTAAGAGTCTATCTCTACCATGGGCCAAACCGGGATTCACGTGCCAGAGT CCTCTCTACATATGACATCGTGATCACTACCTATAGCCTCGTGGCCAAGGAGATTCCCACAAGCAAGCAAAAGGCAGAGATCCCAGGTGCAAACCTCAATGTGGAG GGCACCTCAACACCTTTGCTTCGAATAGCCTGGGCTCGAATCATACTGGATGAAGCTCACAATGTTAAGAATCCCCGAGTGCAGACGTCCATAGCTGTGTGTAAGCTACAAGCCTGTGCCCGTTGGGCTGTCACTGGAACCCCCATTCAAAACAACTTATTGGATATGTATTCACTGCTGAA GTTTCTCCGTTGCTCTCCATTTGATGAGTTCAGTCTGTGGAGGAGTCAGGTTGACAATGGCTCAAAGAAAGGAGGAGAACGGTTAAGTATTTTAACCAAGAGCCTTTTGCTGAGGAGAACAAAAGACCAGCTGGACTCTACTGGCAGACCTTTG GTGATACTGCCCCAGCGTAAATTTCAGTTGCACCATTTAAAGCTTTCTGAAGATGAAGAGACTGTTTACAATGTGTTTTTTGCAAGATCAAG GTCAGCTCTGCAATCCTATCTAAAAAGACATGAAAGTAGAGGCAACCAATCTGGAAGAAGCCCTAATAATCCATTCAGTAGAG TGGCACTGGAGTTTGGGTCCGAGGAGCCTAGACACTCGGAGGCAGCCGACTCACCGAGATCCAGCACCGTCCACATACTGTCCCAGTTGCTGAGACTCCGCCAGTGTTGCTGTCATCTTTCTTTACTAAAGTCG GCCCTGGATCCAATGGAACTGAAGGGTGAAGGTCTTGTCCTTTCCCTGGAAGAACAGCTCAGTGCTTTGACCTTGTCAGAACTCCGTGACTCAGAGCCATCTTCTACTGTTTCCCTTAACGGCACCTTCTTCAAGATGGAGCTTTTTGAAGACACGCGAGAGAGCACCAAG ATTTCATCTCTGTTGGCAGAATTGGAAGCAATTCAAAGAAATTCAGCATCCCAAAAGAG TGTCATTGTCTCTCAGTGGACCAACATGCTGAAAGTTGTAGCATTGCACCTTAAGAAGCATGGACTGACTTATGCCACCATCGATGGCTCTGTCAACCCCAAGCAGAGAATGGACTTGGTAGAGGCATTTAACCACTCCAGAGGCCCTCAG GTAATGCTAATCTCTCTCTTGGCTGGAGGTGTTGGTCTAAACCTGACTGGAGGAAATCACCTCTTTCTTTTGGACATGCACTG GAATCCATCACTTGAAGATCAAGCTTGTGACCGAATTTACCGAGTAGGGCAGCAGAAAGATGTTGTCATACACAA atttgtTTGTGAGGGAACAGTAGAAGAAAAGATCTTACAgctccaagaaaaaaagaaagatttggcCAAACAAGTTCTATCAGGGTCTGGAGAATCTGTCACCAAGCTCACCTTGGCTGACCTCAGAGTCCTTTTTGGCATCTAA
- the TTF2 gene encoding transcription termination factor 2 isoform X1 gives MEVVRCPEHGTFCFLKTGVRDGPNKGKSFYVCRADTCSFVRPTDIPVSHCLLHEDFVVELQGLLLPQDKKEYRLFFRCIRSKAEGKRWCGSIPWQDPDSKEHSVPNKSQHASVTFHHSSNWLRNPFKVLDKNQEPALRKQLIKGEGEEKTADKKQREKGDQLFDQKKEQKPETMEKDLSSGLVPKKKQSVVQEKKQEERAEIQCEAETGGTHKRDFSEIKSQQCQGNELTRPSASSQEKSSGKSQDVQRESEPLREKVTQLLPQNVHSPNSISKPQKGGPLNKEYTNWEAKETKAKDGPSTQATQKSLPRGHFQEQLETHGVPAPGGPAAQAAPAAPGLSLGEGREAATSSDDEEEDDVVFVSSKPGSPLLFDSTPDLEMKENLQFPDRSVQRKVSPASGVSKKVEPSDPVARRVYLTTQLKQKKSTLASVNIQALPDKGQKLIKQIQELEEVLSGLALSPEQGTNEKGNSQVPQQSHFTKTTTGPPHLVPPQPLPHRGTQPVGSLELKSACQVTAGGSSQCYQGNIYLNAGHTNQDHVHAVWKITSEAIGQLHRSLESCPGEMAVAEDPAGLKVPLLLHQKQALAWLLWRESQKPQGGILADDMGLGKTLTMIALILTQKNQEKKKEKEKSTALTWLSKDDSSDFTSHGTLIICPASLIHHWKNEVEKRVNSNKLRVYLYHGPNRDSRARVLSTYDIVITTYSLVAKEIPTSKQKAEIPGANLNVEGTSTPLLRIAWARIILDEAHNVKNPRVQTSIAVCKLQACARWAVTGTPIQNNLLDMYSLLKFLRCSPFDEFSLWRSQVDNGSKKGGERLSILTKSLLLRRTKDQLDSTGRPLVILPQRKFQLHHLKLSEDEETVYNVFFARSRSALQSYLKRHESRGNQSGRSPNNPFSRVALEFGSEEPRHSEAADSPRSSTVHILSQLLRLRQCCCHLSLLKSALDPMELKGEGLVLSLEEQLSALTLSELRDSEPSSTVSLNGTFFKMELFEDTRESTKISSLLAELEAIQRNSASQKSVIVSQWTNMLKVVALHLKKHGLTYATIDGSVNPKQRMDLVEAFNHSRGPQVMLISLLAGGVGLNLTGGNHLFLLDMHWNPSLEDQACDRIYRVGQQKDVVIHKFVCEGTVEEKILQLQEKKKDLAKQVLSGSGESVTKLTLADLRVLFGI, from the exons ATTGTTCTTCCGATGCATTAGAAGTAAGGCAGAGGGGAAACGCTGGTGTGGAAGTATTCCATGGCAG GATCCTGATTCCAAAGAACATTCTGTACCCAATAAGTCTCAGCATGCATCTGTGACATTTCATCATTCTTCCAACTGGCTGAGAAATCCATTCAAGGTACTTGACAAGAATCAAGAACCAGCTCTCCGGAAACAGCTCATCAAAGGTGAAGGTGAGGAAAAGACGGCTGAtaagaagcaaagagaaaagggAGATCAGCTTTTTGATCAAAAGAAGGAACAGAAGCCTGAAACGATGGAGAAAGATCTCTCATCTGGCCTGGTaccaaagaaaaaacaatctgtAGTTCAAGAGAAGAAGCAAGAAGAGAGAGCAGAGATTCAGtgtgaggcagagactggaggcaCACACAAAAGAGACTTTTCTGAAATTAAATCTCAACAGTGCCAAGGTAATGAGCTTACAAGACCATCTGCATCTTCTCAGGAGAAATCAAGTGGTAAGAGTCAAGATGTCCAAAGAGAATCAGAACCTCTGAGAGAAAAGGTTACCCAGCTTTTGCCTCAAAATGTTCACAGTCCCAACTCAATAAGCAAGCCCCAGAAAGGGGGACCCCTCAACAAGGAGTACACGAACTGGGAGGCTAAAGAAACAAAGGCAAAGGATGGCCCTAGCACACAGGCCACCCAGAAAAGCCTGCCTCGGGGGCATTTCCAAGAGCAGCTGGAGACCCACGGTGTGCCTGCTCCTGGAGGACCAGCGGCTCAGGCTGCACCAGCAGCACCAGGGCTTTCCCTGGGTGAGGGCCGTGAAGCTGCCACAAGCAGTGATGACGAGGAGGAAGatgatgttgtttttgtttcctctaaGCCTGGGAGCCCCCTACTCTTTGACTCGACTCCGGACTTAGAGATGAAGGAAAACCTCCAATTCCCTGATCGAAGTGTGCAAAGAAAGGTGTCTCCTGCCTCAGGTGTTTCCAAGAAGGTAGAACCCTCAGACCCAGTAGCCCGGCGTGTCTACCTTACGACACAATTGAAACAAAAGAAG AGCACACTGGCATCAGTGAACATCCAGGCTCTTCCAGACAAGGGTCAAAAGTTGATcaaacaaatccaggagctggaggaAGTACTCAGTGGTCTTGCCCTTTCCCCAGAGCAAG GAACTAATGAGAAGGGTAACAGTCAAGTACCACAGCAGAGTCACTTCACCAAAACTACCACTGGCCCTCCCCACCTGGTGCCTCCCCAACCCCTTCCTCATCGTGGTACCCAACCTGTGGGTTCTCTAGAACTAAAGTCTGCCTGCCAGGTGACTGCTGGAGGATCCAGTCAGTGCTATCAAG GTAACATCTATTTGAATGCAGGCCATACAAACCAAGATCACGTTCATGCAGTGTGGAAAATCACAAGTGAAGCCATCGGTCAACTGCATCGCTCACTTGAGTCATGTCCTGGTGAAATGGCTGTGGCAGAAGATCCCGCCGGGCTGAAG GTCCCTTTGCTACTACACCAGAAGCAGGCATTGGCTTGGTTACTATGGCGGGAAAGTCAGAAGCCACAAGGAGGAATTCTGG cGGATGATATGGGCTTAGGAAAAACCCTGACAATGATTGCGCTCATCCTGACCCAGAagaatcaagagaaaaagaaagaaaaggagaaaagcacAGCTTTGACATGGCTCTCCAAAGATG ACTCTTCTGACTTTACTTCCCATGGAACATTAATCATCTGTCCTGCCTCCCTGATCCATCATTGGAAAAATGAGGTGGAGAAACGGGTGAACAGCAACAAACTAAGAGTCTATCTCTACCATGGGCCAAACCGGGATTCACGTGCCAGAGT CCTCTCTACATATGACATCGTGATCACTACCTATAGCCTCGTGGCCAAGGAGATTCCCACAAGCAAGCAAAAGGCAGAGATCCCAGGTGCAAACCTCAATGTGGAG GGCACCTCAACACCTTTGCTTCGAATAGCCTGGGCTCGAATCATACTGGATGAAGCTCACAATGTTAAGAATCCCCGAGTGCAGACGTCCATAGCTGTGTGTAAGCTACAAGCCTGTGCCCGTTGGGCTGTCACTGGAACCCCCATTCAAAACAACTTATTGGATATGTATTCACTGCTGAA GTTTCTCCGTTGCTCTCCATTTGATGAGTTCAGTCTGTGGAGGAGTCAGGTTGACAATGGCTCAAAGAAAGGAGGAGAACGGTTAAGTATTTTAACCAAGAGCCTTTTGCTGAGGAGAACAAAAGACCAGCTGGACTCTACTGGCAGACCTTTG GTGATACTGCCCCAGCGTAAATTTCAGTTGCACCATTTAAAGCTTTCTGAAGATGAAGAGACTGTTTACAATGTGTTTTTTGCAAGATCAAG GTCAGCTCTGCAATCCTATCTAAAAAGACATGAAAGTAGAGGCAACCAATCTGGAAGAAGCCCTAATAATCCATTCAGTAGAG TGGCACTGGAGTTTGGGTCCGAGGAGCCTAGACACTCGGAGGCAGCCGACTCACCGAGATCCAGCACCGTCCACATACTGTCCCAGTTGCTGAGACTCCGCCAGTGTTGCTGTCATCTTTCTTTACTAAAGTCG GCCCTGGATCCAATGGAACTGAAGGGTGAAGGTCTTGTCCTTTCCCTGGAAGAACAGCTCAGTGCTTTGACCTTGTCAGAACTCCGTGACTCAGAGCCATCTTCTACTGTTTCCCTTAACGGCACCTTCTTCAAGATGGAGCTTTTTGAAGACACGCGAGAGAGCACCAAG ATTTCATCTCTGTTGGCAGAATTGGAAGCAATTCAAAGAAATTCAGCATCCCAAAAGAG TGTCATTGTCTCTCAGTGGACCAACATGCTGAAAGTTGTAGCATTGCACCTTAAGAAGCATGGACTGACTTATGCCACCATCGATGGCTCTGTCAACCCCAAGCAGAGAATGGACTTGGTAGAGGCATTTAACCACTCCAGAGGCCCTCAG GTAATGCTAATCTCTCTCTTGGCTGGAGGTGTTGGTCTAAACCTGACTGGAGGAAATCACCTCTTTCTTTTGGACATGCACTG GAATCCATCACTTGAAGATCAAGCTTGTGACCGAATTTACCGAGTAGGGCAGCAGAAAGATGTTGTCATACACAA atttgtTTGTGAGGGAACAGTAGAAGAAAAGATCTTACAgctccaagaaaaaaagaaagatttggcCAAACAAGTTCTATCAGGGTCTGGAGAATCTGTCACCAAGCTCACCTTGGCTGACCTCAGAGTCCTTTTTGGCATCTAA